From Atribacteraceae bacterium, a single genomic window includes:
- the pyk gene encoding pyruvate kinase, producing the protein MEKKTKIVATLGPATANEQSIENLLDSGVNVFRLNFSHGILSDHHRTVELIRKIRTRKDQIVGILGDLPGPKLRIGDIAGGEVFLEDGSDLVIKKGSGEGTAEGLFINEDVVFENLREDDLLFLNDGLIRIRVVSRKNENLTCKVERGGFLSSRKGLNIPYLPDRFPALTEQDQAIVETVITWELDFLALSFVRSPVDLQNLRNLIKNHDPAPALVAKIEKPQALQVLGSIIRESDGVMIARGDLGVEIPIEQVPYWQKIIIRECRKQCKPVIVATQMLESMIHSPIPTRAEVSDVAGAIYDGADAVMLSGETAIGAFPKECVMMVSQIARFIEQQNMFSGDNESWLDGETDTSCAVAFGAVEIARKLNLPLIVTCTYSGSTARRVSRFRPRQPVLALSPVRSTLEGLSLCYGVIPKYTPVFDTQEALVEETTKISLKTGLACKGDNIVITAGVPLKKPGLTNLLQVERI; encoded by the coding sequence ATGGAAAAGAAAACCAAGATTGTTGCCACTCTCGGGCCGGCGACAGCCAATGAACAAAGTATCGAAAACCTGCTCGACTCCGGAGTCAACGTCTTCCGGTTAAATTTTTCGCATGGGATTCTGAGCGATCATCACCGGACAGTCGAACTTATCCGAAAAATCCGCACCCGAAAAGACCAAATTGTTGGTATTCTCGGTGATCTACCCGGACCGAAGCTGCGCATTGGAGACATTGCGGGTGGAGAAGTCTTCCTGGAAGATGGATCGGATCTCGTCATCAAAAAAGGTTCGGGAGAGGGAACGGCTGAAGGTTTGTTTATTAATGAAGATGTGGTATTTGAAAACCTTAGAGAAGACGACCTCCTTTTTTTAAACGACGGACTGATCAGGATACGGGTGGTCAGCCGGAAAAACGAAAACCTGACGTGCAAGGTGGAAAGGGGTGGTTTTCTATCTTCCCGAAAGGGTCTAAATATTCCTTATCTGCCTGATCGTTTTCCGGCTCTTACCGAACAGGACCAGGCTATTGTGGAAACCGTTATCACCTGGGAACTCGATTTTTTGGCTCTTTCCTTTGTTCGCTCTCCGGTAGATTTGCAGAATCTCCGCAACCTGATCAAAAATCATGATCCGGCTCCTGCTTTAGTCGCCAAAATTGAAAAGCCACAAGCTTTGCAAGTCCTGGGTTCGATCATCAGGGAAAGCGACGGAGTGATGATCGCCCGGGGTGACTTGGGTGTGGAAATTCCCATCGAACAGGTTCCTTACTGGCAAAAAATTATCATTCGGGAATGCCGCAAACAATGTAAACCGGTTATCGTGGCTACCCAGATGTTGGAAAGCATGATTCATTCACCGATCCCGACCCGGGCGGAGGTCAGCGACGTAGCCGGAGCGATCTATGATGGAGCGGACGCGGTGATGCTTTCGGGGGAAACGGCCATCGGTGCGTTTCCCAAGGAATGCGTGATGATGGTTTCGCAGATCGCTCGCTTTATTGAACAACAAAACATGTTTTCTGGAGACAATGAGAGTTGGCTTGACGGTGAAACTGACACCTCGTGTGCGGTAGCCTTTGGCGCCGTAGAAATCGCTAGAAAACTCAATCTCCCACTGATTGTCACCTGTACGTATTCCGGGAGCACCGCCCGCCGGGTCTCCCGTTTCCGACCCCGTCAACCGGTTCTGGCGCTTTCCCCGGTGAGAAGCACCCTTGAGGGATTGTCCCTGTGCTATGGGGTGATCCCCAAGTACACACCGGTATTCGATACCCAGGAAGCCCTGGTCGA